A segment of the Streptomyces pactum genome:
CGCCGCCGGCGGACAGCGCGACGTCGACGCTGAGACTGGCGGCCGTGGCCTGCCAGGCCTACCAGGACGGCTACTACACGGTGCACCGGCACCTCGCCCAGGAGGACGTCGACGTGGTCTTCCACCTCGGCGACTACCTGTACGAGTACGCGGTGAACTCGGAGGGCGGGGAACGCCGCTACACCGACGTCGTGCTGCCCGACGTGTTCAACCGCGAGACCATGACCCTCGCGGACTACCGCCTGCGCTACTCGCTCTACAAGAGCGACGAGGACCTCAGGGCGGCCCACGCCGCGCACCCCTTCGTGGTCACCTGGGACGACCACGAGACCGAGAACAACTACGCCGGCAGCATCCCGGAGAACGGCATCCCGCCGGAGGAGTTCCTGCTGCGGCGGGCAGCCGCCTACCGCGCTTTCTGGGAGAACCAGCCGCTGCGCACCGCCCAGCTCCCCCAGGGGCCGGACGCGCGGCTGTACCGTCGGCTGCACTGGGGCACGCTCGCCCAGTTCGACATCCTCGACACCCGGCAGTACCGCTCCGACCAGGCCTACGACGACCGCCCGCACGCTCCCGGGCCCGAGTCGGACGATCCGGCGCGCACCATCACCGGCGCCGCGCAGGAGCAGTGGCTGCTCGACGGCTGGCAGAGCTCGGCCGCGCTGTGGAACGTGATGCCCCAGCAGGTCTGCTTCTCCCAGCGCAAGTTCGACGTGACCGCCGACGCCCCGCTCTCGATGGACGCCTGGGACGGCTACCGCGCCTCGCGCGCCCGGGTCGTCGCCGGGGCACGGGCCGCCGGGGTCGAGAACTGGCTGATCCTCACCGGCGACGTGCACGTGGGCTACGCCCTCGACGTCAAGGAGAACTTCGACGATCCGGCGTCCGCCACCGTCGGCACCGAGGTCACCTGCACCTCGGTGGCCAGCGGCCGGGACGGCGTGGAACGGCCCGCCAACTGGGACCTGTACATGCGGGCCAACCCGCACATGAGGTTCTACGACGGCCGGCGCGGCTACGTCCGGGCCGAACTCGACCGCCAGGCCACCCGCCTCGACTTCCGGACGGTCTCCGCGATCAGCACGCCCGGCGCTCCCATCGGCACGGCCGCGTCCTTCGTCACCGAGGCGGGCGCCCCGGGTCTGAACCCCGCCTGACCCCGCCCGGGTGTAGGTCCGCGTACTGCACTTGCCACCCGCCGCGTCCCCCATCGCGCGAAAGTCGTCCGCGTCCGGCATCGCCATGGGTCTTCCCGGCAAGGACTGTGACTTCGCCGCAGTCGCACCGTAACCCACGGTCGCTCACCGATCCCCGCTGTCTCGCACAGCCCTCGAAGGAGGCACATCGCATGGTCGGCAGACATGCCGCGCGCAGCCGCCGCGCCGCCCTGACCGCGCTCGGCGCCCTGGCCCTGACCGCACTTCCCGCAGCCGCGTCGGCCGCGCCGCCGCCCGCCCCGGCGCCGCAGTCCGCCGCCGCCCGGACACTCGACGCCGGCCGGCCGCCGGCACAGGTGCTGCGCGCGATGGAGCGCGACCTGAAGCTGACGCCGGAGCAGGCGTCGGCACGGCTGGTCAACGAGACGGAGGCGGGCACCCGGGCGGGCATGCTGCGCAACACGCTGGGCGACCGCTTCGCCGGGGCCTGGGTGAGCGGAGCGACCTCGGCCGAGCTGACCGTCGCCACCACCGACGCCGCGGACACCGCCACGATCGAGGCCCAGGGCGCCAGGGCCGCGGTCGTCGAGAAGGGGCTGGCCGAGCTCCGCGCCGTCAAGGAGAAGCTGGACGCCGCCGCCGTCCGCACCCAGACCCCCGAGACTCCGGTCTGGTACGTCGACGTGAAGGCCAACCGGGTCATGGTGCAGGCCACCGGCGAGTCGGCGGCGGCTGCCTTCGTAGCGGCGGCCGGGCTCGAGGGTCAGGACGTGGGCGTCCGCGTCTCGCCGGACCGGCCGCGGGTGCTGGAGGACCTCGTCGGCGGCGACGCCTACTACATCGACGGCCAGGCCCGCTGCTCGATCGGGTTCTCCGTCACCAAGAACGACCAGCAGGGTTTCGCCACGGCCGGTCACTGCGGCGACCCGGGCGCCACCACCACCGGGTTCAACCAGGCCGACCAGGGCACTTTCCAGGCCTCGACCTTCCCCGGCAAGGACATGGCCTGGGTGGGCGTCAACGCCGACTGGACCGCCACTCCCGACGTCAGGGCGCAGGACGGCGAGAAGGTGCGGGTCGCCGGCTCGGTGGAGACTCTCGTGGGCGCGTCGGTGTGCCGTTCCGGCTCCACCACCGGATGGCACTGCGGCACGGTCCAGCAGCAGGACACGAGTGTCAGCTACCCGCAGGGCACCGTCGACGGACTGACCCGGACGACGGTGTGCGCCGAACCCGGGGACTCCGGCGGCCCCTTCGTCGCGGGCACCCAGGCGCAGGGCACCACGTCCGGTGGCTCCGGTGACTGCACGAACGGCGGGACGACCTTCTACCAGCCGATCAATCCGGCGCTCAGCGACTTCGGCCTCACTTTGAGGACCACCTCCGCCTCGGCGGGGACGCCGGCGCCGCAGGACAACGCGGCGGCGGACGCCTGGGCGGCGGGCCGGGTCTACGAGGTGGGGGCCACGGTGTCCCACGCGGGCCTGCGGTACCGGTGCCTGCAGAACCACCAGGCGCAGGGTGTCTGGTCGCCGGAGAGCACGCCGGCTCTGTGGCAGCGTGTCTGACGGACGGTGAGCCGCCGCATTGCGGTGTCGGTGCGGGGCCGTCGCTGGAGTCGGCCCCGCGCCTTCGTCATTCCCCGGCGAGGAACGCGTAGGCGGTGGCGATGAACGGGTCTCGGGCGCGGAACCGGCGGGTGCACACCGCGGCCAGGGCCGTGCCGGTGTCGGGCCTGAAGCCCAGGAACGCCTGCTGGCCGAGGGTGGCGCCGCTGTGGAAGTACATCGGTCCGCCGTCGGTGGGATGCCGGAACCACGCCACGGTGTGCACGTGCCGCTTCCCGAGCCCGCGCCGGAGCACCGGCACCCGTACCGCTCGCAGCGCGCCCGCGGCCGGTGAGCCGGCCGGGTCGAGGTGGGCCTCGAGGAAGGCGAGCAGGTCGTGCGGGGTGGACCGGACGGCCCCGGCCGCCTGGAAGCCGCCCGCGTCGAAGGCGGGGACGGGGGTGCGGCCGTCCTTGCGGTGACCCGTGGCGTCGGTCTCGGGGTCCTCCGCGCGCAGGGCCGTGCCGCTCAGTCCGAGCGGGCGCAGGACGTACGCGGTGAGCAGGTCCTCCCAGGCCGTGCCGGTGGCCGCGGCGACGGCGTGTCCGAGCACGGAGACTCCGTAGTTGGAGTAGTGCCAGCGGGTTCCGGGGCGGTGCCTGGGGTGGTGCCGCAAGAAGGTGCCGGTCAGCCGCTCGGCCGGGTAGCGGGCGTAGGGATTGGTGCGCCAGGCGGGCAGGGCGCGGGCGACGAAGTCGGCCGGCAGGGCGGGCAGCCCCGAGGTGTGGGTGATGAGGTGGGCGAGCGTCACGGGGTGGGGGCCGGCCGGTCGGGCGGGGTCCAGACAGGCGGCGGCCGGTTCGCCTCCGGTGAGCACGCCGTGCCGGATCAGCCGGGTCAGGAGCAGTCCGGTGAACGTCTTGGAGGCCGACCCGATCTCGTAGCGCAGGTCCTCGCGGGCAACGGTGGGAGGTGCGGCGGTACCGCCGGTGTGCAGGGTGCGCCGGCCGTGCCGGGAGACGGCGAAGACGGCGTCGGGCGCGTCGGAGGCGTCGACGGCGTCGGCGAGCCGTTCGCGCAGGGCCACCTCGTCGGCGGGCCCTGAGCGGGGGTACGGCGGCGGGGTGGTGTCCTCGTGGTCGGTGGCGGGTTCGCCCGGCCAGGGCGTGGGACGGCCCGTCATGAGCCGGTGTGCGCCAGCTCGGTGAGGGCGCGGGAGGTGGCCAGCAGGGAGGCGAAGGCGGCGACCAGCGTCGGGTGGTAGACGATGTCGAACACCGCCTCGGCGTCGCCCTCGGGCATCGTCCGTACGGCGGGCACGGCGCCGTCGGGCTGCTGCGCGGCGGCGAAGCCTCGCCAGGCGGCCTCGTCGAGGGTGGGCCGGGGCAGGCAGGCGTCGACGACGAGGAGTTCGCCGAGCAGGTCCCAGCGTTCGAGGTCGAGCCAGTCGTCGATCCAGACCGGGAGCCAGGTGGCGAGGTAGTCGGCGATGGCGGGCGGCAGGCCGTCGGGGTTCTCGCCCCAGTCGGTGAGGTGGAAGACGGTGTGGGTGACGTCGTAGGCGGTGTGGCCCTCGACCGTCCACGGTTCGGGGGTACCGGCCAGCCAGGTGGTGCCCACCAGGTCGGCCTCGGGCGGTCGGGCCGCGAGGCCGAAGCGGCGCTGGAAGGCGGACAGGCCCAGGCGCCGGGTCGGCGTCACCGGGCACCGCGTCCAGCTCTCCAGTCGGTGGTTGAGCACCGTGGCCCGCTCCACGTCGGGCTGGCTGTAGCCCAGCTCCTTGAACGGCAGGTACACCTCGAAGGGGACCGGTGAGAACGGCTCGACGCGCTGTCCGCGCACCAGCATGCGGCCGCCGTCGAGGGTTTCGCGCCAGGTGTGGTCGAGCAGTTGGCGGGCCAGTTGCGCCTGCCGGGACCCGGCGACGCCCTCGCGGAAGAGCACCTTGCAGATCAGGGCGAGTTCACCGATGGGCTTGAAGCGTTCCAGGAAGCCGATTTCGGGGTCCACGTCCGGCTCCAGCCGGAATCCGTCGCGGTGGGCCCAGAGCCACTCCAGGGCACCGACTCCGACGCGGTGGATCAGGCGGGTGTCCGTCATCCCGGCACTCCTTGCCCGGCGTGGTCCACGTCCCTCAGCCGCGCGGTGGTGAGGGCCGCCGCGAACGCGGCCATCAGGGTGGAGTGGTAGCAGTCGGTGAAGGCGTAGGGGTCCGCGCCGTCGGCGGACCCGGCGGACCCGGCGGACCCGGCGGACCCGGCGGATTCCTCCTGGATGACGCCCTCCTCGGGGATCGCGCCGGACGCGTGCCGTGCCGCCGCGACCCGCTGCCAGGCGTCCTCCAGGACGGCCGGCTCAGGCGGTCGCGGCAAGCCTGCCGCCACGGCCAGCAACTCGCAGCTCAGATCCCACATCCGGGCCTCCAGGCAGGTGTCGAGCCAGGGCGGCAGCCAGTGCAGCAGGTAGTCCGCCAGGTCCGGTGGCACCCCCCGGGGGGTCCGTCCCCAGTCGGTGAGGTGGAAGACGACGTGGGTGAGCGCGTAGCCGGCCGCGCGTTCGAAGGTCCAGGGTTCCGGCAGCCCGCCCAGCCAGGTGCGGTCCAGCGCCTGCGGCACCCGGCCGTGCGGGTTCAGGCCGCTGCGCCGCTCGGCCTCGATGACGCCGAGCCGCCGGGTGGGGCACTGCTCGGTCAGCCGCCAGCCGCGGGTCCGGGCCACCACGGCCGCGGACGCCTCGTACCCGGTGTGCCGGTGACCGGCCGAGGCGAAGGCCGCGTACACCTCCAGCGGGTACGTGGCGAAGGGCTCGAGCGACTGCATCAGCAGGAAGAGTTCGCCCCGGCGGGTCTGTTGCCAGGCGAAGTCCAGCAAGTCGCGGACGCGGATGTGCAGCGGGTCCGTCGGCGGGGTGCACGTGGCGACGGAGGCGCAGACCCGGGCCAGTTCGCCCAGTGGCTTCCAGGTGCGGTTCACCTGGCCCTCGGCCGCCAGCGCGTCCTCGCCGAGAGCGAACCGGTCGCGGTGGGCCCACACCCAGTCCAGCGCGGCCTCCTCGACCTCCCGGACGATCACAGCAGCACTCCGGCAGGCATCAGCCGCGCCGCCTCCAGTTGCAGGGCCACCCGCGGGTCGCTGCCGCCCATGAGCCGTACGAAGTCGAGTCCGGTCTCGAGGCCCAGAGTGTCCGGCACCCCGTCCAGGAGGGTGAGCCAGCGACCGGCTCCGGCCGCCTGCTGCCAGTCACGTCGGCGTACCGCCCGTACGAAGCCGCGGGCGACGTCCACCGGGCGGCGCCGGGCCGCACGGGTCACCGCGCACTCCTCTCCGGGCAGCGCCAGCGGGGCGAGTACGGCGAGCTGGTGGGTCAGGGTCTGCCAGCCCGCGTCGTCGAGCCACGCGGCGTCGGGTTCGGCGCCCGGGTCTTCGGCGAGCGGGTCGGTCAGGGGTTGGTCGAGCCGGCGCAGGGCACGGGCCATGGCCCAATGGCTCCATACGACGGCGGGGGCCGCGTCGGCGCGCGGCGGGTGGGCCACCACGGCGTCCTTGAACACGGCGAGTTGTCCGGGGTCGGGCGGAACGCGCAGGAGGACGGTGGGCAACAGCGCGTCCGCGCCCAGAACCCGTACCGCCGCACGTACGACACCTTCGCCGGCGTCACCTCCCGCCAGGGTGCCCCCCGCTCGCACGTGGTCTCCGCTCCGAAGAGCGGAGACCACGTCGGAAGCGAGGTCCAGCACCGTTCCCTGAAGAAGGGCTGACGTGCTCGACTGCTCCATCTCACTGCTCCCGTCGGTCCGTCAGCCCTTCTTCGGGCGCGGGGTCGGCGGCGAGAGCAGCAGGGTGCCACCTCCGGAGTGGAGGGCGAGCGCGGCGCACTCGCGGCTGTCGCGGAAGACTCCGTCGGGCTCGGCGGGGTCGAGAGCCGCTTCGATGTCGATGTTCTCGGTGCGGACTTCCTCGAGCACCTTGTCCTTGGAAGGCATTTCACCATCTCCCTCTGGTAGCCAAAGGCCTTCACACCACAGGTGTCCGGGAAGCCACAAAGCATTCCTCTCTTCTCAAAATTCCCAGGAGATAACTTCTTCAACATTTCCGGCCGAATCGGGCGCCCAGTGCGCGGTGCGCACCTCGCGCAGCGTCCGGACCGACCGATGGGCGGGGCTCCGGGATGTTCCTGGCGGCCGTGCCCGTCGGAAGCCGGGACCGGGGCGGCCCGTGGCGTCCCGGCACCGGAGACACCGGACGGGACCGGTACCGCAGGCTCCGGAGGAGACCGGTGCCCTCACAGCCGCCGCAGGCGCCAGACGTGGTCCTCGCGGAAGCCTTCGACGCCCTCGGGCGAGGCGCTCGGCCGGCGGACGGTCTCCTTGGTCTCGACGGTCCATTCGCCGTCCGGGAGGGCGAGTTCGGCGAGGACCCCGTCCAGGGTGGGAAAGGCGGCGTCGAAGGGCGGTTCGGTCTGCCAGGAGGGCCAGCCGGCGTGCAGGACGAGCAGCAGGGTGCCGCCGTCCGCCACGGCCCGCGCGGCGTCGCGCAGGACCGCCTGCTGGTCGAGCGCGACGGGGGACTGGAGGTAGTGGGCGCTCACCAGGTCGAACGAGCCCTCGGGAAACGACCGGCCCAGCTCGTGGCGTTCCCAGGCGACGCGGTCGCCCACCCCGGCGTCGGCCGCGTGCCCGGCGGCGCGTTCGAGAGCCGTTTCGGAGATGTCCACGCCGGTGACCCGCCAGCCGCGTGTGGCCAGCCACACGGCGTCCGCCCCCTCGCCGCAGCCGAGGTCCAGCGCGGTGCCGGGCCCGAGGTCGCCCGCCTCACGGACCAGCAGGTCGTTGGGGCGACCGCTCCAGACGCGGTCGGTGTCGCGGTAACGGGCCTCCCAGAACTCGGCTGCGGGGGCCGGGGCGGGCGTGTCGTTCATGGTGTCTCCTGGTGACGGTCGGGGTCGTCTGCCGGGCCGGGCGCGCGGCGCTCGCGCGCCCGCCCATGTGCAGGCTGCACCGGCCGCGGCGGGGCGACAAAGTTCTTTGCCGATCCGGCAACGGCGGCCGTGTTCCCCGCCCCGTCAGCGCCCTCCGCGGCCCCCGCAGTCAGCGCGCGAGGGCGCCGGGATCGGAGTCCGGGGCATCGGTGCGCACCCATACCGTCCGCTGCGGGAAGGGGATGTCGATGCCCGCCTCGTCCAAGGCCTCCTTGACCCGGCGGCGCAGCTCGCGGGTGACGCCCCACTGCTGGAGCGGCACGGTCTTGACCGCGAGGCGCACGAGCACGCCGTCGGCGTCCAGGGACTGCACGCCCCACACCGCGGGGTCCTCGAGCAGAAGGTCCTCGAACGCCGGGTCCTGGCGCAGGGCGCGGCCGGTGTCCTCCAGGACGCGGTGGACGGTGTCGAGGTTCGCGTCGTAGGCCACGGCGATGTCCAGGACGGCGCGCGCCCATTGCTGGCTGTCGTTGCGGACCCGCAGGATCTCGCCGTTGCGGATGTGCCACAGGCCGCCGTTGAGGTCGCGCACGTGCGTCAGCCGCAGGCCGACGTGCTCCACTTCACCGACGGCCTCCCCGAGGTCGACCGAGTCGCCGACGCCGTACTGGTCCTCGACCATGATGAGCAGGCCCGACAGATAGTCCGCGACCAGGCTCTGTGCGCCGAAACCGATGGCCAGGCCGACCACTCCGGCGCTGGCCAGCAGCGGTCCGAGCGCGATGCCGACCTGGTCGAGCACCATGGCCACGCCGACCATGAACAGCACGACGGTCACGGCACTGCTCAGCACCGAGCCGATCGTGCGGGCCCGCTGTTCGCGGCGTTGCCGCGCCCGGGACCGGTCGCGGTGCAGTACGGCGGCGCCCCGCCCCGGCCGTCGGGGCCGGTTGTGCTCGAACTCGCCCGCCGACGGTTCCAGTACTCGCTGGACGACCCGGGTGACGGCCCGCTTGGCCACCGCACGCAGCACCAGCAGGATGACGACGATGAGCGCGATGCGCAGCGGTATCCCGATCAAGGCCGTGGTGTGGTCGCCGATCCAGTCCGACCACGAGGCCGCCAGCTTCGCGTCCGGGTCGTGGCCGGCGGGTGGGGAGGTGTGCGACATCGGCTCAAGTGCTCCGTTCCTCGGGGGCAGGTGCCTGCCGTCGGGGCCCCCTACCCACGGACGGCTCGAACATGACGCCCGGCACACGCAGCCACGTTCGGCCATTTGCTCCTTATGTCCGACGGTTTCCTCATCTTCACCCGGTACCGGCCCATCACCGGCGCCGGCCCGGGCACCCGGAAGAGAGTCATCCACAGCGGAGGGGGACCTGCGGCGTGGTTACCGTTGCCGTCCTACTGCTGCCCGGAATGGGGCTGCTGTTGTTCACCATGACGTACCTCGAGGACCGGCTCTTCGGCGATCCGGCCCCGGCCCGGCACGCCCGGCGCCGGCACCTGCGCCTCATTCCGGGCGGCGGGGCCGGGGAGGCCTCGCCGCCCCGGGACCGGGAACCGGCCGAACACCCGGAACCGGCCGAACGATCCGGGTCATCCGGCCGGGACGCCGCCTGAGACGGGGCTCGCCGGCGTGGCTGACGGGCCGGTGCGCGGGGGCCGGCTCCGACGCTCGGGCCGCCAGGTGGCCACCAGTGCCGCGGCGAGCAGGAGTTCGGCGACGTCCCCGGCGTAGTACATGATCTCCGCACCCTGCCGGACCTGACCGACGGGCGCGTGGATGTGGACGAAGAACCCGCCGTACATCGCCTGGGCGATCAGGGCGTGGGCCGCGATCGCGACACCGAGGTACACCAGCCGGGCCGGAACGCCGGGCCGCGCGGGCGCCGGATCGGGGCCGGCCACGGCGTGGGCGAAGAGGCACCCGGAGGCCAGGAAGTGGGCGTTCATCAGCCAGTGCCCCGCCGGGTGGCTCATCGCCGTGTCGTACAGCGGGGTGAAGTACAGCAGTCCCAGGGTGCCGGTGCTCAGCACGAGTGCCACGGCGGGGTGGGTCATCAGCCGTGCGGGACGGCTGTGCAGCGCGGTGGTCACCCGGCGGGCGCCGGCCGGTGGCAGGATGCGCAGCGCCAGGGTGACCGGCGCCGCCAGCACGAGTGCCAGTGGGGCGTACATGCCGATCAGCATGTGCTGGGCCATGTGTCCGCGGAAGTCGGTGTGGGCGGCCGGGCCCAGCGGGGGCAGCAGTGCGACGGCCAGGAGCGCCAGCCCGCCGAGGAACGACGCCGAGCGCCAACCGCTCCAGCCCTGGACGGGGTTGCGGCGACGGGCCCGGCGTACGGCGAGCAGGTAGCCCGCGGCCGCGGCGAGGACGGCCGTCAGGACCAGCACGGTGGGCGCCGCCTCCAGCAGGCCGTCTCCGCTGCCGGGACTGTGCGGGTGCGCGGGACGGGCGCCGCCTTGTGCGCCGTCCATCAGGCGCGGCCTTCGGCCCGTGCGGCGCCCCGGGGGTCGTCGGGACCGAACGGCCGTCCGCCTCGCTGGAGCAGGTAACCGCCGGTCAGGAACAGGGCTCCGAGAACGAGGAAACCGGCGTCCCACCATGCCTGGTGCGGGCCGGCGTAGACGTGGTGGATGCCCAGGACGTGGTGGTCGAGAACGCCTTCGACCAGGTTGAACAGGCCCCACCCGGCCAGGACCCAGCCCCACAGCACCCGCGACGCCCACACCGCCCGCCGGTTGTGGGTG
Coding sequences within it:
- a CDS encoding DUF6895 family protein; the encoded protein is MTDTRLIHRVGVGALEWLWAHRDGFRLEPDVDPEIGFLERFKPIGELALICKVLFREGVAGSRQAQLARQLLDHTWRETLDGGRMLVRGQRVEPFSPVPFEVYLPFKELGYSQPDVERATVLNHRLESWTRCPVTPTRRLGLSAFQRRFGLAARPPEADLVGTTWLAGTPEPWTVEGHTAYDVTHTVFHLTDWGENPDGLPPAIADYLATWLPVWIDDWLDLERWDLLGELLVVDACLPRPTLDEAAWRGFAAAQQPDGAVPAVRTMPEGDAEAVFDIVYHPTLVAAFASLLATSRALTELAHTGS
- a CDS encoding serine hydrolase domain-containing protein; translation: MTGRPTPWPGEPATDHEDTTPPPYPRSGPADEVALRERLADAVDASDAPDAVFAVSRHGRRTLHTGGTAAPPTVAREDLRYEIGSASKTFTGLLLTRLIRHGVLTGGEPAAACLDPARPAGPHPVTLAHLITHTSGLPALPADFVARALPAWRTNPYARYPAERLTGTFLRHHPRHRPGTRWHYSNYGVSVLGHAVAAATGTAWEDLLTAYVLRPLGLSGTALRAEDPETDATGHRKDGRTPVPAFDAGGFQAAGAVRSTPHDLLAFLEAHLDPAGSPAAGALRAVRVPVLRRGLGKRHVHTVAWFRHPTDGGPMYFHSGATLGQQAFLGFRPDTGTALAAVCTRRFRARDPFIATAYAFLAGE
- a CDS encoding class I SAM-dependent methyltransferase; this translates as MNDTPAPAPAAEFWEARYRDTDRVWSGRPNDLLVREAGDLGPGTALDLGCGEGADAVWLATRGWRVTGVDISETALERAAGHAADAGVGDRVAWERHELGRSFPEGSFDLVSAHYLQSPVALDQQAVLRDAARAVADGGTLLLVLHAGWPSWQTEPPFDAAFPTLDGVLAELALPDGEWTVETKETVRRPSASPEGVEGFREDHVWRLRRL
- a CDS encoding cytochrome c oxidase assembly protein, with the translated sequence MDGAQGGARPAHPHSPGSGDGLLEAAPTVLVLTAVLAAAAGYLLAVRRARRRNPVQGWSGWRSASFLGGLALLAVALLPPLGPAAHTDFRGHMAQHMLIGMYAPLALVLAAPVTLALRILPPAGARRVTTALHSRPARLMTHPAVALVLSTGTLGLLYFTPLYDTAMSHPAGHWLMNAHFLASGCLFAHAVAGPDPAPARPGVPARLVYLGVAIAAHALIAQAMYGGFFVHIHAPVGQVRQGAEIMYYAGDVAELLLAAALVATWRPERRSRPPRTGPSATPASPVSGGVPAG
- a CDS encoding alkaline phosphatase D family protein, with amino-acid sequence MAPTGRHSRPAEHAFSPHDAVMGAAARHLGRRRFLTVTAAAAALAFSTNLPARGAVAAPLRTARISSDPFTLGVASGDPLPDSVLLWTRLAPEPFLEDGGMGTERVAVEWEVALDEYFAAVLFRGTADAHAEYNHSVHVDVKGLTAGTVYYYRFRTGAWLSPTGRTRTAPPADSATSTLRLAAVACQAYQDGYYTVHRHLAQEDVDVVFHLGDYLYEYAVNSEGGERRYTDVVLPDVFNRETMTLADYRLRYSLYKSDEDLRAAHAAHPFVVTWDDHETENNYAGSIPENGIPPEEFLLRRAAAYRAFWENQPLRTAQLPQGPDARLYRRLHWGTLAQFDILDTRQYRSDQAYDDRPHAPGPESDDPARTITGAAQEQWLLDGWQSSAALWNVMPQQVCFSQRKFDVTADAPLSMDAWDGYRASRARVVAGARAAGVENWLILTGDVHVGYALDVKENFDDPASATVGTEVTCTSVASGRDGVERPANWDLYMRANPHMRFYDGRRGYVRAELDRQATRLDFRTVSAISTPGAPIGTAASFVTEAGAPGLNPA
- a CDS encoding alpha-lytic protease prodomain-containing protein, which gives rise to MVGRHAARSRRAALTALGALALTALPAAASAAPPPAPAPQSAAARTLDAGRPPAQVLRAMERDLKLTPEQASARLVNETEAGTRAGMLRNTLGDRFAGAWVSGATSAELTVATTDAADTATIEAQGARAAVVEKGLAELRAVKEKLDAAAVRTQTPETPVWYVDVKANRVMVQATGESAAAAFVAAAGLEGQDVGVRVSPDRPRVLEDLVGGDAYYIDGQARCSIGFSVTKNDQQGFATAGHCGDPGATTTGFNQADQGTFQASTFPGKDMAWVGVNADWTATPDVRAQDGEKVRVAGSVETLVGASVCRSGSTTGWHCGTVQQQDTSVSYPQGTVDGLTRTTVCAEPGDSGGPFVAGTQAQGTTSGGSGDCTNGGTTFYQPINPALSDFGLTLRTTSASAGTPAPQDNAAADAWAAGRVYEVGATVSHAGLRYRCLQNHQAQGVWSPESTPALWQRV
- a CDS encoding mechanosensitive ion channel family protein codes for the protein MSHTSPPAGHDPDAKLAASWSDWIGDHTTALIGIPLRIALIVVILLVLRAVAKRAVTRVVQRVLEPSAGEFEHNRPRRPGRGAAVLHRDRSRARQRREQRARTIGSVLSSAVTVVLFMVGVAMVLDQVGIALGPLLASAGVVGLAIGFGAQSLVADYLSGLLIMVEDQYGVGDSVDLGEAVGEVEHVGLRLTHVRDLNGGLWHIRNGEILRVRNDSQQWARAVLDIAVAYDANLDTVHRVLEDTGRALRQDPAFEDLLLEDPAVWGVQSLDADGVLVRLAVKTVPLQQWGVTRELRRRVKEALDEAGIDIPFPQRTVWVRTDAPDSDPGALAR
- a CDS encoding DUF6895 family protein; this translates as MIVREVEEAALDWVWAHRDRFALGEDALAAEGQVNRTWKPLGELARVCASVATCTPPTDPLHIRVRDLLDFAWQQTRRGELFLLMQSLEPFATYPLEVYAAFASAGHRHTGYEASAAVVARTRGWRLTEQCPTRRLGVIEAERRSGLNPHGRVPQALDRTWLGGLPEPWTFERAAGYALTHVVFHLTDWGRTPRGVPPDLADYLLHWLPPWLDTCLEARMWDLSCELLAVAAGLPRPPEPAVLEDAWQRVAAARHASGAIPEEGVIQEESAGSAGSAGSAGSADGADPYAFTDCYHSTLMAAFAAALTTARLRDVDHAGQGVPG